From the genome of Coleofasciculaceae cyanobacterium, one region includes:
- a CDS encoding TPM domain-containing protein has product MTNLLPLKQAGSRLKNLIKSTLSTLLLVLAISCIAAPAIATGLFELPDFDSDQVWVVDTADAISNANQSKLTKTFQDLASETGQEVRMVAIRRLDYGETVDNLAETIFKDWYPNAEAQANQTLLVLDTLTNNVAIRSGDSAQELIGAEVAESLVNDTVGYNIRKGNKYNQAFIDAGDRLVAVLSGQEDPGPPEMDDEIQIEGTFTKAEDTDKGSATVWVIGFLIVATIIPMATYYWYVGLGN; this is encoded by the coding sequence ATGACAAATCTCTTACCTCTAAAACAGGCGGGTTCGCGTTTAAAGAACCTAATAAAATCAACTTTATCTACTTTGTTACTTGTGTTGGCTATTTCCTGTATAGCAGCACCGGCGATCGCGACTGGACTATTCGAGCTACCCGATTTTGATTCCGACCAAGTTTGGGTTGTTGATACGGCAGATGCTATTAGTAATGCTAATCAGAGTAAACTGACTAAAACTTTTCAAGATTTAGCTAGTGAAACAGGTCAAGAAGTAAGAATGGTGGCAATTCGTCGCCTAGACTATGGTGAAACAGTAGATAACCTAGCAGAAACAATATTTAAAGATTGGTATCCTAACGCTGAGGCTCAAGCTAACCAGACTTTATTAGTCTTGGATACCTTAACCAATAATGTGGCAATTCGTTCGGGAGATTCCGCCCAAGAACTAATTGGTGCAGAGGTAGCTGAAAGCCTTGTTAATGATACAGTAGGCTACAACATTCGCAAGGGCAACAAATACAATCAGGCTTTTATTGATGCAGGCGATCGCCTAGTGGCAGTGCTTTCTGGACAAGAAGATCCAGGTCCTCCCGAAATGGATGATGAAATTCAAATTGAAGGTACATTTACCAAAGCTGAAGACACCGATAAAGGAAGTGCAACCGTCTGGGTAATTGGGTTTTTAATTGTTGCTACTATTATTCCCATGGCTACTTATTACTGGTATGTCGGATTGGGTAATTAA
- a CDS encoding DUF4346 domain-containing protein — translation MHTTINLEHLKAIDDELSKRPIALDPGGYYIIYVDREAELICAKHYTNTINDRGLAVDPETGEVIACGGKKVERTVERLYTARTAKQLCVKVIEQPQPCPITMLDHAAYLGREFTRAEYALINGTEYIQD, via the coding sequence ATGCACACTACCATCAATCTCGAACATCTAAAAGCCATAGACGACGAGTTATCCAAACGACCCATTGCCCTCGATCCAGGCGGATATTACATCATCTACGTAGATCGAGAAGCAGAATTAATTTGTGCCAAGCACTACACCAATACAATTAACGATCGCGGTTTGGCAGTAGATCCAGAAACGGGAGAAGTGATTGCTTGCGGCGGAAAAAAAGTAGAGCGTACCGTAGAAAGGCTTTATACAGCTAGAACGGCTAAACAATTGTGCGTCAAGGTAATTGAACAACCTCAACCCTGTCCGATCACGATGTTAGACCACGCTGCCTATTTAGGTCGTGAGTTTACCAGAGCTGAGTATGCTTTAATCAATGGTACAGAATATATTCAGGATTAA
- a CDS encoding acyl carrier protein, whose protein sequence is MWKIKITEHIFSKKRSTIILDKILPYREQAALNSLLYQSGDIKMFELFVEIKKVLIEKLAVEPESVSLNSHIINDLGADDLDLAELIIELEEKFEIKMPNNVSTYIGSNYWSSDCFSNPMSGNVKKLFDFISNAIFEN, encoded by the coding sequence ATGTGGAAAATAAAAATTACAGAACACATATTTTCAAAAAAGCGATCGACAATTATTTTAGACAAAATTTTGCCATATAGAGAACAAGCTGCTTTGAATTCACTACTGTATCAAAGTGGAGATATAAAGATGTTTGAACTTTTTGTGGAAATAAAGAAAGTTTTGATCGAAAAATTGGCAGTTGAACCAGAATCAGTTAGTCTAAATAGTCATATTATTAACGATCTAGGTGCAGACGATCTCGATCTTGCAGAACTTATAATAGAATTGGAAGAGAAATTTGAGATTAAAATGCCAAATAATGTCTCTACATATATTGGAAGTAATTATTGGAGTTCTGATTGTTTTTCCAATCCCATGTCTGGCAATGTAAAAAAACTATTTGATTTTATTAGCAACGCCATATTTGAAAATTAA
- a CDS encoding sulfite exporter TauE/SafE family protein, whose amino-acid sequence MENWLILAVGGVFSGILAGILGIGGGFIIVSLMVALNYPPIQAVATSSLVIIMSSTTGSFYNWRMGYLDLQRVVYLAIPAIIIAPLGAYLAGSISEYVLLTIFACFLLVNIFLIRLRQKIVAQEQHSEALNPRLSRIATGSIGGFLAGLLGIGGGTIMVPLQMLLLNEDIKVAVRTSLGVIVTATISSTVVHAVQGNVLFIPGLILGIGGMLGSQVGTRLLPKLPNSLVSQIFSLFLLSMAGFNFWEAWKSYQGI is encoded by the coding sequence ATGGAAAACTGGCTAATTTTAGCAGTCGGCGGCGTTTTTTCGGGAATTTTGGCAGGAATACTGGGAATAGGTGGCGGGTTTATTATTGTATCTTTAATGGTGGCATTAAACTATCCGCCAATTCAGGCTGTGGCAACTAGTAGCTTAGTAATTATTATGAGTTCTACTACTGGCAGTTTTTACAACTGGCGCATGGGCTACCTCGACTTGCAGCGAGTAGTTTATCTTGCTATTCCAGCTATTATTATTGCCCCTCTTGGTGCATATTTAGCCGGGTCGATTTCAGAATATGTGTTATTGACAATCTTCGCCTGCTTTTTACTGGTTAATATTTTTCTCATTAGGCTTCGTCAAAAAATCGTTGCTCAAGAACAGCACTCAGAAGCATTAAATCCTAGGCTTTCTAGAATTGCTACAGGAAGCATTGGTGGATTTCTAGCTGGTTTGCTAGGAATTGGTGGTGGTACAATTATGGTTCCTTTACAGATGCTGTTGTTAAACGAAGATATTAAAGTTGCAGTAAGAACTAGCTTAGGGGTCATTGTGACCGCAACTATTTCTTCTACTGTGGTTCATGCTGTTCAGGGTAATGTACTGTTTATTCCTGGTTTGATTTTAGGGATTGGTGGAATGTTAGGTAGTCAAGTTGGAACGAGGCTATTACCCAAGCTACCCAATTCTCTAGTTAGCCAGATTTTTAGCTTATTTTTGCTGTCCATGGCTGGGTTTAACTTTTGGGAAGCTTGGAAAAGTTATCAAGGTATATAG
- a CDS encoding CPXCG motif-containing cysteine-rich protein: MQTTAEYICAFCGESNSTFVDISAGMQQSYTEDCQVCCRPNVLYLYIDEDTLEVEINSDYQE; the protein is encoded by the coding sequence ATGCAAACAACTGCCGAATATATTTGCGCTTTTTGTGGCGAATCGAACAGCACTTTTGTAGATATTAGTGCAGGGATGCAGCAGTCTTACACTGAAGATTGCCAAGTATGCTGTCGCCCTAATGTTCTCTATCTTTATATTGATGAAGATACTTTAGAAGTTGAAATCAACAGTGACTATCAAGAATAA
- a CDS encoding radical SAM protein gives MSVFQQERLLFTPATAENNAIPTIFAFPNEYTIGITSLGFQIVWATLAMRSDVDVRRLFTDLGEPLPINPELLGFSVSWELDYINIFNLLESLDLPLHSIERQEHHPLVFGGGTVLTANPEPLADFFDVILLGDGEDLLDRFIDAYQQVRNADRQTKLRHLAQVPGIYIPSLYEVTYHSPDGTISAIAPIDSDIPESVQKQTYRGNTLSASTVVTEKAAWENIYMVEVVRSCPEMCRFCLASYLTLPFRTAPLASSLIPAIDRGLKVTNRLGLLGASVTQHPEFEAILDYLSQPKYQDVRLSIASVRTNTVTEKLASTLAKRDTRSITIAVESGSEKVRQIVNKKLTNDEIIQAAINAKAGGLKALKLYGMVGIPGESMEDAEATVTMMSAIKQAAPGLRLTLGCSTFVPKSHTPFQWFGVNPEAKKRLKYLEKNLRKQGTDFRPESYNWSVIQALISRGDRRLGKLLQLTREFGDSAGSYKRAFKQLKGQIPPLDYYVHDRWSAAETILPWQHLTAALPQKTLIKHLNEAMAIKDAE, from the coding sequence GTGAGTGTATTTCAACAAGAACGTCTGCTATTTACTCCTGCAACTGCCGAAAATAACGCTATCCCCACTATTTTTGCCTTTCCTAACGAATACACTATAGGTATTACTAGCTTAGGGTTCCAAATTGTTTGGGCAACTTTAGCAATGCGTTCTGATGTTGATGTTCGTCGTTTGTTTACCGATCTTGGCGAACCTTTGCCCATAAATCCTGAACTGTTGGGATTTTCTGTATCTTGGGAACTAGACTATATCAATATTTTTAATTTATTAGAGTCTTTAGATCTTCCCTTGCATAGCATTGAACGCCAAGAGCATCACCCGTTGGTATTTGGCGGGGGAACAGTATTAACTGCCAACCCAGAACCTTTGGCAGATTTCTTTGATGTGATTTTGTTGGGAGATGGAGAAGATTTACTCGATCGCTTTATTGATGCTTATCAACAGGTACGTAATGCAGATCGTCAAACCAAACTTCGTCATCTGGCGCAAGTTCCTGGAATTTATATTCCTAGCCTCTATGAAGTAACCTATCATAGTCCTGACGGCACAATCAGCGCGATCGCACCTATCGATTCTGACATCCCTGAGTCGGTACAAAAGCAAACCTATCGTGGTAATACTCTCTCGGCTTCTACTGTAGTAACCGAAAAAGCAGCCTGGGAAAATATTTACATGGTGGAGGTGGTACGTAGCTGTCCTGAAATGTGTCGCTTTTGTTTGGCTAGCTATCTGACTTTGCCGTTTCGTACCGCGCCTTTAGCAAGTTCGTTGATACCTGCCATTGATAGAGGCTTAAAAGTTACCAATCGCTTGGGTTTACTTGGTGCATCGGTAACGCAACATCCAGAATTTGAAGCGATTCTTGATTACCTATCTCAACCTAAATATCAAGATGTCCGTCTCAGTATTGCCTCGGTACGAACTAACACTGTGACCGAAAAGTTAGCCTCTACCCTAGCTAAGCGTGATACTCGTTCGATTACTATTGCCGTGGAAAGTGGTTCAGAAAAAGTAAGGCAGATAGTTAACAAAAAGCTGACTAACGATGAAATTATTCAAGCGGCAATTAACGCTAAGGCAGGTGGTTTAAAAGCTTTAAAACTCTACGGCATGGTGGGTATTCCTGGAGAATCGATGGAGGATGCAGAAGCAACCGTTACCATGATGTCGGCAATTAAACAAGCTGCACCTGGCTTACGCTTAACTTTGGGATGCAGTACTTTTGTGCCTAAGTCTCACACCCCGTTTCAATGGTTTGGAGTCAATCCTGAGGCTAAAAAACGCTTGAAATATCTGGAAAAGAATCTGAGAAAACAAGGGACGGATTTTCGTCCTGAAAGCTATAATTGGTCAGTGATTCAGGCTCTAATTTCTCGTGGCGATCGCCGTTTGGGGAAATTACTTCAGCTAACTAGAGAATTTGGTGACTCCGCAGGTAGCTATAAACGGGCTTTTAAACAGCTAAAAGGACAAATACCACCCTTAGATTACTACGTTCACGATCGCTGGTCAGCAGCAGAAACTATCCTTCCTTGGCAACATCTAACCGCTGCATTACCTCAAAAAACTTTGATCAAACATTTGAATGAAGCTATGGCAATTAAAGACGCAGAATAA